GTTCTCCGGATCGGTCACCGGCCCCCCAAACTTGTTGTAGCCCCACGCGCCGAGCGGACCGATTCCCTGCGGGTCGTAGCCGCCGCTCTCGTGATCGCCTGTGACCGCCGGAGCCGTCGAAGGCAGTTCAGCGTCCTTCAACTTCACCAGCTCACCCGGTCCAGTGTCTTCAGCGCAATGACCCGCAGTCAAGACAATCGGCTTTCCGGCCGCATCCCATCCAGAGAATCCGGTCGAGCAAGCGCCCACATACCCTGGCTGGCTCGGAATGTCCGAAATGTACCCCATGCCGCCCACTGCGTCGTTCTTGGCGTAGGGCTCAGCCTTCTTCAGGCCAGTGATGACTTCGACCTTATCGGCTCCGTACTTCTTCTTCAGTTCCTGAATCTGGGCCGAGCCGGCGTCGGCCTCATTCTCAACCCCGAGGTGCAGGGTCTTCGTCTTTTCATCGAATCCGAACGCGTTAACGGTGCTGACCTGCTTGGCAGCGGTGACCGCCTGCTGTTCTGTCATGACCGGGGTATCCGCAACAGCGGGACCAGCGATAAATGCTCCGCCGAGCCCCAGTGCCGCAGCCGCCGCCATGGCCAGCGAACTCTGCACGAGTTTCTTCTGCATAAGTTGTTGTCTCTCTGTTCTGAGGGATCAATGTCACAAGTTGATGACCTAAGTCACGATAAGATTACGGGCCGTACTCAGGGACTACCAAAAAAGTAGGTTCAAAACTGTGAACTTAATGAACGAAACAGCAGGAGACGTACAAAGCGCCTTGCGTCTAACCGACAGCGCACGACGGCCACGAATAGACGATGCCCCCGGTCAGAAGACCGGGGGCATCGTCAGTGAGCATTCAACCGACCATCAGACAGTCGGCATCACTGCACTCAATTGCTGTTCTTGCGACGCATGGTCAGAACGACCGCGGTTCCACCCACGAGGAGCAGTCCGGCTCCGGCAGCGAGGCCGGTCAGCTCGGCACCGGTGCGAGGCAGGTCAGAACCGCCGTCACCGTTTCCGTCACCGGATCCGCCGTCAGCGTTGCCGTCGTCGCCGCCGGATCCGCCACCGGATCCGTCTTCGTCAGCGACAACCTCGAACGAACCGGTCAGCGCCGACTCGTCCTCGGTGTCGTTGGCGCCGGTGACCTCGACGTCGTACTTACCGAGGTAGGCCTCGGGGTTTTCAGCGCTGGTGCCGTAGATCGAGAAGGCGGCGGCACCGTTCTCGTTCGCGGTCTCATCCAGCTCGATGCCTTCGACACCTTCGGGACCGTTGGCGACCTCGAGGGTCACCTTCTCACCCTCGTCGAAGCCCTTGACCGTGATCGTCACGCCCTTGTCTTCCTTCACGAAGTCAGAGGCAGCGATCTCCTTGGGGTCAACGCTGATCTCACGCTCGACGGGAGCAGGGGTCTCGGACTCGTCCTTCTCAACGGTCACGTCGAATTCGGTCGTCTTGGATTCCTGTCCATCGACGATAGCAGTTGCGGTGTAGGCATACTTGCCTTCCGCTTCCGGACCTTCAAGGCTGAAGTTTCCGTCCTCGTCGGCCTTGACGGTCTCCGAGCCTTCCGTGGCCGCCTGCGCGTCAGCCGAGGATCCTGCCTGGGCACCAGCAGCCTGCTTCCAGTCGACCTTCACTTCAGCACCTGCGGCGGCCTTGCCCTTGACCTGCCCCTTGGGCTCGATGGTCTGGTCTTCGGCCTTCGGCGCGGCGGGAGCCTCGGGGGTCTCCTCACCCGGCTTCTCAAGGTTGAAGTCCGTTCCGGACTGCTCGAGCGAATGGTCCAGGTCGGCGACCCAGGTGAACGAGGTGTTCGCATCGAGGTCGCCGCCACCGGAGATGACGCCCACAGCGGTGCTGCCCTGGTAGACGCCTCCACCGGAGTCGCCCGGCTGCGAGAAGGGCTTGTCGATCGGAGCGGTCACGCCGAAGCCATGGACCCAACGGCCGCCGACGTTCTGGTAGTCGAAGTCGTATTCCGACCGCGGCAGAACTTCGCCCTCGGTCTTACCCGTGGTCCGACCCGACTTGCTGATTGCACCTGCCTTGTGCTCTCCGACCTCGGTAATCTCCGTGGTCGACTTGGCAAGATCGTCCGAGTCGGCGGTGGTCCAGTCGGTGATGCCGTTCTTGACGTTGTACTTCGACTCGTCGACGTTGATGACGGCGAAGTCGATGTCCGATGCGCTCGGGGCCGGCCACTTGTCCGACTCGGCACCTTCGAGAAGGTCGCCGCCGAACTTGTGGAAGCCCCACTTGCCGATGACGCCGTTGCCGGAGGCCTGGAAGCCTTCTCCGCCGTTGGCCTGAGAGATCGAGGGCTTTTCCGTCTGATCGACGATGGTGTCGCCTTCGAACTCGTTGGTCTGCTCGTTGATGATCTTCGAGCAGTGTCCGGCGGTGAGGACGACGGGCTTGCCGTCTCCGTCCCAGCCGGAGAAACCGGTCGAGCAAGCTCCGCCGCTCTCGCCGGCCTTGACGAGGTAGCCTGCACCGCCGACGAGGTCATTCTTTGCGTAGGGCTTCAGTTCCTTGATGCCCTCGGTGACCTTGATGTTCTGGTACTTCTCTTCGAGCTTCTTGATCTCGTCGGTCTTCTTGGCAACACCGATGCTCAGCTCGCCGCCCTCGGTGCCGTAGGCGTTGACGCCTTCGACGCCGGACAGTGCCTTCTGAACGTGAGCTTCACTCTGGAGGTCCAGCTTCTGCGGAGCGTTGTCAGCCATCGCC
Above is a window of Brevibacterium siliguriense DNA encoding:
- a CDS encoding S1 family peptidase, with product MQKKLVQSSLAISAAAALGLSGALVASPAMADNAPQKLDLQSEAHVQKALSGVEGVNAYGTEGGELSIGVAKKTDEIKKLEEKYQNIKVTEGIKELKPYAKNDLVGGAGYLVKAGESGGACSTGFSGWDGDGKPVVLTAGHCSKIINEQTNEFEGDTIVDQTEKPSISQANGGEGFQASGNGVIGKWGFHKFGGDLLEGAESDKWPAPSASDIDFAVINVDESKYNVKNGITDWTTADSDDLAKSTTEITEVGEHKAGAISKSGRTTGKTEGEVLPRSEYDFDYQNVGGRWVHGFGVTAPIDKPFSQPGDSGGGVYQGSTAVGVISGGGDLDANTSFTWVADLDHSLEQSGTDFNLEKPGEETPEAPAAPKAEDQTIEPKGQVKGKAAAGAEVKVDWKQAAGAQAGSSADAQAATEGSETVKADEDGNFSLEGPEAEGKYAYTATAIVDGQESKTTEFDVTVEKDESETPAPVEREISVDPKEIAASDFVKEDKGVTITVKGFDEGEKVTLEVANGPEGVEGIELDETANENGAAAFSIYGTSAENPEAYLGKYDVEVTGANDTEDESALTGSFEVVADEDGSGGGSGGDDGNADGGSGDGNGDGGSDLPRTGAELTGLAAGAGLLLVGGTAVVLTMRRKNSN